The genomic region AATGAGATACTAGAAATCTACAAGTGATCCTATCTGAATGTGCCATTTCTAGCAAAAAAGCTTTTGTGAAGACATTAGAGATAGTGATGTACATGAAAATCTGTTTTTGGCTCCAATTTTCCCTTCGCGTTTGAAAAGGCATATCAAATTCTATAtgatatcgtaacacccccaattatcaccacttttgttcagaaattctaaaacaacgacgTTTttcaacacttcaaaataacatttgctaaattgacctgacatttttcagtagccataggtgtgtagatttgaacaaaatctggtttgtttgttaacgggagcatttactgcctgaaatatccaattttgtttaccacgctcggagttatagtgctggcctgatgggtcgcctatttacaccgtttcaacggcacatgaacggttagaccgagaattctcgtcgtcaaattaaaattccactggagctccaagcggttgtgtacacgcagccttacaacactgtctacagttctttgagtcacggtaaaatgtcatttttggtacatagctaatttagatacacctatggtgtgggtggttgcgtttctttaggagtctgctgtcttggtttgtatagaaattgatattaagtgacacatacacgcaagacggtggaaatacgggaccggtggaaatagggggagttacgataGTTATAATACATGGTAGACACTTTGGACCAAAATATTGTTAAGAAGTATAAACATAACAAAAACGCATGCTTGGCTAAACTCTGGATACTCTTTATCAGTCTTCTTTGATTTCACCCCCAAATGTATACATTGTATGGAactattctcttctcttcctttgtGAAGTGCTCTTGGTTTTGTTCCAGGATTGTGGAATGCTGCCATAGTAATCACATATGACTTTCACAAGAGATGCATAGCTATGCTTTTGGCCATGCCTGGCACCAAAGCCTTTTTACCATCCATGTCAGTTTGCTCAGACTCTGTCCATTGTATAGAAATAAACATACGCCAGTttagctgtacacacacacacactcttatatgTTATGTGCTGTTGTCAGGACTCTGGTTCAGGTGCTGGTGATGCAGAGAACTGGCTGCTTTTTGTGACGGACGCCAGCCTGCAGGATGAGGAAGAGCCCAGGCCAGGCAGCCCCCGCCGGGCGCTGACTGTGTGCTTTAGGCCACCCCACACGCTCCAGCACTCTGTCAGACAGGCCATCACTACGGCATCTTCATCTTCCACCTCCCGCTGCCTCCTCACCTTCAGAGATGCATTATTACAGCGGGGTAACGTTTGACAAAAAAGTGTATTGGATTACTTTGTTTTGTGTCTTTAATACTTAATTCTAATTTGGCTGTGGTCTGTTTGCAAGCACTGCTGGACAGTTCACATGAAGTTGAATTTACACAGGCCCATGAACCCAACACTATTTTGTTAATTACACTCCATATAGATGTGCAAATCTGATTCTTTTAATCGCTGAATAGCACACTGGAGTCGATTGCTGTTACCAGTAGATCAATATGTCTTCTTGTATTGAGTGTAACAGGACACTGCTCCCCCTGCTTAGGTTGTATTGTTTGCTTGGAGCAGACCACTGTcaggctggctggggcaccaGAAGACATCCTGCACCCAGACCCTCTCCCACAGCCCCTTCGACTGGACCAGCTGGGCCCAGAGACGCCGCCCAATACTCTATGCACACTCACGGGTTAGTGCATTCCGCTCAACTCCCTCCCGGATCGATTTACACAAGGAACAGCTTATTCTGCTAAAGGGAACCAGTTGTTTGTGGCAGTTTCTGTCATTCTTGTGCTTTTGTCTGGGACCTTGTTGTGGTTAAAAGCAAGCTTTCGTCCTTTGCCATAGTCAATTATTTCTCTTCTTCTTACAGCTCGGCTCTCACAAGGCTGCTCAAATGGTTTCAGTTACCAAATAatggagaagaagaaaagactGATTTATCCTTGTTTCATTGTTGGCCATCGTATTAAGTCTCCTTGTGTTGCTTCTCAggggaattttttttattttgattccTTTAAGAAAAGGAATTCTTTAAAAATGTGGATGTAAGTGTCAAAGACTAAGAAGTGCGGTCACCCTTTGCCACTGTTTATCTTGTCACCTCCTGACTGAGCTGCCCAGTAAAGGCCCATCCCCACTGCCAATGATAACTGCACAGATAAATGTAGCTCTGTTAGTGATATGCGCGTAAGTAAAAGCCTCTCAAAAGTACCCTTCATGTCTGAACGTGACTCCTCTGAAAtgcgatgggttctgattgacCCTGGTTGACCGCTATCATTCACACTACTGCTCTGACAAATGACACCCAGTGATGCGTTAGCTTtatagtgtgtggtgtggacgTTGAGCTGAAGTTGAAAGCATTTTCATAGTTATCTTACAGTCTTGTGAGCAGACCACAGTACATCCTTTTTTATCATTCTGTACTTGGAACGAAACTACTGGTTGAGGTCGTGTTAGTTTCAGTTAGGGCGATGTGTACTCTAGGTTCGGGTGAACGAGGGATAGGTTGTTGCCCTTGTGGCTCCGATATGCTTTGCTGATATGGTCTGATCACCGGGGCTGAGAATTTGTATCAAGCGCATATTATCTCCTGCCAGGTCAGCAAGTTTGCCTGTGCCTTGGCTGCATGCCTTGTTCAGAGCTTTTCTGTATTCCAGCCCAGTGTCATTCCTTATCTGTAGGAAATGCTGTACGTtacataatgtatgtgtgtgctttatgATGATATTTGTCAGATGGTGTCAGCTCAGCTCCTTGGAACGAACTAAAACTTCATAAGTGGTCGGGGTTAGAGCCCTGAGCGTGACCTCTTGGGGAGAAACAACGGCATTCTGGGAGTAAAACTCTCCAAAACACATTGGCTCCTCTTCCCACTCTCACGTCGGCCTCCTAGTGTTCCATGAAAATGCACATGAATAAAGCTGTCTTACATCAAATGAGTCTTGACTGCTTAAACAGACCTTTAGACACCAAAAATGAAATTTCATTTCAGATCCAAATCACTTTACAGTTCAGCATCGGAACAGAAAGGCTTGACGGTACTATAAGCCTTAATTTTACATGTTTGTATAATGAGTCACATGTCAGTTCTTTGTGGTGACCAGGTGAAAAAAGCAGGTAAAGCCACTGCATTGTCCTTTGTGTAGACCAATGCATTATTGTAATTATTGAGTACAGTACAGTGGGACTGTTGGCTTAAGTAAGCTCTCAGATGTTGTTATGAATACATCCATTTGGCTTATATCTAGTCTAAGCAGGTGTGTGGTGCATAACTGTAgctattttcttaaagtgagaTTCACCTCTCTGTGTCACTCTTGTCAGGTGTGATTGTAGGTGTGGATGAACAGACGGCTTACTCCTGGCCTgtgtgcagcctgtgtgagagtgAGCGTCTGGAGAAAGCTCTGGCCATGCAGTGagtactcacacactcatcactcCCCACCCACTGAACTGCAGTGCAAGGGTTAGCAGCGCTGAGGGTTAATGCTAATCTGTGTCAGATTACTGTTAGCAAGACTTTCAGTTAGAGAGATCATCCTTGCTTCTTAACCTCTGTCATACTGGCTCACCAGACTTTTGCAGTCTTGTAGTTAATCTCCTTGAGGGTAATCTGCAGGCTTATACAGTGAATGGTAACTGGCTTCAATATATGGACGGATGTTTCCTCTGGTAATAGTGTTGTAGGGGAGTTAACTCTTACAGTCCTGCATGAACCTGCAGTATGTTTTGTGCATCTTCTGCAGATAGGAGCCATCAGTCATGTACCAGTCCTTGCTcaaaaatatttgtaatattctaaaatatttttatatattgtggTCTCTTACCAGGGAAGGTTTTCTTTGTACTGCTTGTGGTGCAGAAGTAGTCAAACCCATTGTCAAGATGCAGCTTGAAGTGTTTCTAAATTCTCTATCTCTAAGTGACTGCACCATCAAAATTAAGGTAAGGCTTGTTACTTAATTAACTCTGCAAATTCCTTTTTTATCTGTGTAATATAGTTGTTGTTTGGCTTTGTAAATGCAACACCATGCAAAGCAGGAAGACTAGGCAGCATCATTTCAGAGACTAGAGACTTTTCTGACAAGATCATTatcactttttttaaaaaaaattctacGACTTCTTTCCCCTGATAAGACACAGTGAAGTTGATTATCCACCGTGGGCCTGAGTAAAGCCAGTTCCCCAAGTTAGTCAGGAATCAAAAGTAAAGCAGAATTGTAATGTTACTATCTGTGATATGCAAACGCAAATTCACAAAACTCAACATTTTCATAAGGCAGTTAAAACTCCAGAGGAGTGAACCGATTTGATTAATTACAGTGCACTCCCTGGGGGGAAAAAATGGATTTCAGACATTCCTCATAGAGCCTTTGATTACGTTTCTCTGGATATAATGATAACATCTCTAAATGCTCTCCATCATTTCTGTCTTCCAGCTGCAACAGAAAACGATTGATTCCATTCTGAGCTCATTGGGGGGTGATCCAGAGGTAGGCCTCGTGACTTGACACTTGACACCTGTTTCATGTATGAGTGACTGTGCATGTGTAACATTGGATTAGGCGTATAAATTCCCTCAACTCCCACATCTTTAATTCCTAACAATTGATTAGTGAGAAAGAGACAAGATATGATTTTGTGTTTCTGGTGAAATGACAGTAATTATATGTACTCGCTTACTCTCACTGGCTCGTCTGTTTGGCTGACAGTTCTATGAGGTGGAGAGCGTTCTGGGAAAGGAGGTGGGCCCTGTCAGTGCGTATGTGCGAGTGATCACCAGGACCCCAGGACTGTGGGTGGGCCTGGAGGAAGTCTGCCTTTGACACAACGTGGTGGGCAGCAGCATGGACACCCATCACCCCACAGGCCCGAGCCCTGTGTTCCCAGGTGCCCTAAGGAGTATGTGTTGCCACTGCATTATTCTGGTGGTGTTGTTGGCAATTGGCATGTGCAACATGAGCATGGTGAACAGGGCTAGTAGAACACTACGAGTATGCCTGAAATTACACGGTTGGCCCAAGTAGCATGCACAAGTGTGTGCACAAAAATGTGTCTTGGTAATTAAGAAGTACCAGGGTTGTGGAACGCTGATGTCGATTCCATTTGACTTGGAGCCATGAAATCAAATGACCCTCTGACACACTGTGGAATAACGAGGTGCTGCAAAGTCAGCTGCAAAGCCATTCGACGGACCACTTTAGCAACCATGTGATGGGTTCCACTTCCGTCAACACAATGACGGTGCATCTGTGTTTGTTATGGAGTCCTCTGGATGGCACTAAAGCAATGTGAGACCTTGGCATATTTTACATTCTGTACCTACCTCGTTGTGTATATAGTATTAAATTGGTCCTTAGTGTATACGGATTTGCTTGGAGACTTTCTGCATCTCATTTTCTAGTTTCTGTTCAATAAAGAACATGAACTTCTAAACTGACATGGTTGGTTTattggtttatttatttgtgtgtgtgtttgtgtgtgtgtgtgtgttcacatccaCTTAATATTTCACAGCTGTCCTGaggtttgcattttttttttaaagaacgtATCAGTTTTATTTAACCATGACTTTGGAGGTTGTTTATCTTTTCACACAAACTTGGCATGAATCACTAGAGGTGTGGGCAAATGAGTCCTGCTGATCACTTCTGTGTCAGTATACCAGCAGACTGTCAACTACACTGCAAGACCACCGGCTTCTTAATGTGTTGGTCAGATGCCTTATAATCCAGTTACTACTAATCCACTCATTTTTTATAATCCAGTAACTATTAATTTGTAGAAAAACTGGGGAAATGTTAATGAAACTTGACTTTTAAAGGATGACTCTTGGACATATTTTGATATGTACTATTCCATATAATTCCGTTTTGCACTGCCTGCTGGCTCTAGCTCCTTTCAGAAATGTCCAACATGTCACAAGCAGGCACTGCTACATACTTTACATTTTACCTTGAGAAGGCTGTGCCCCTGAACACTCCCCTCCCCCTTCAGACTCTGAACTCACATTGACCAGTCCATGCTTCAAGATttcaagtcattttattacagATTTCACAGATTTCCCAACTTTTATACAAACCATATAAAAATTTTAAACATGCTCTGGCATTTGTAAGAagtttggaataaaaaaaaaacatgtaccaTGACAAATATATGAAGTTTgagaataatttaaaaatagaaaaattcaaaaatatatatatatatatatatgtggcaGCATAGACTGTGATAGCCATATTTTCAGTGTCAAAAATCATCTGGTGTAACTTATGTACAATTGCTACAGAGAATATGTCCATTGAGGTATATTTTCAGAGTTCAGGGTCTCTGGAGATGTCACCGACTGTCCACGGACAGAGTCGCCCCGAAAGAAGAGCTGGGGAGCTGCTTGAAGAAGTTCCTCAAGCTTGAAAGTTCGCGAGTTAGCTGTTCGATTGTTTTGTGCAGACGCTCATTCTCCGAACTCAGTTCAATCATCTTTTGCTGCATGTCCAGGTTGCGCATCTTCGCCTTGTCCCTGCTTTTACGCACAGCGATGTTATTCCTCTCCCGTCTCTGGCGATACTCTGGACTGTATCGATCAAGGCTCTTTTTACCCTTGTCTTTTCCCGATTTTCGGGGGCTGCCTCCGATGGAAAGGGGCTCTGGCGTAGTTGGTGGGGTGGGCTGTCCTGTGTGCAGGGTCATCGATGTCTGCGCACAAGTCTCTATCTGCGAAGGGAGCGACGAAGACATGTCACTGTCACTCCAGTCTGGCTCCTGTTTGATGGGCGCGCTGAACACACCTTTCTCGAAGCTATCCGGCATCCTCTCCACGTCCTTTTGGATGCCGACGCAAAATGAGCTGGTTGTCAGCAGCGGGTGACTGGACGGTGCATTGGGCAAGCAGAAGTCAGCTTTCTCTTGCTTCACAGTGTTGTTGAACAGATCTGCAAACAGCTCGTCGTTGCAGAGTTCCAGGTTGGGCACCGACGACATCGAGTCAATGTACGAGCTGAAGTCAATAGCGCTCTCGTCGTCGTAGATGGCTGGCGCTGTGCTCAGCTCGACCATACTCGTGTCCTCCCCCATCCCATCACCTCGCATGGTTTTGCAGTCTCCGGGGACACTGCTCAGTTTATTGTCGTAGAAATTTGTAGGCTCCATCGCCCAACTCATATTGCATGGTGAAGACACGCACTGCGAATCCAGGTTGTATATTTCACACATGAACGCAGCTGGCCTATCGAAGATGTTTGGATTACTTGTcaggtaaaaacaaaaaaaggccgGATTTATGCTGTCAGTTGCTAAAATGTCTTTCAACAGCTAGGCTAAACACTCGGCGTCAAATCACTGGTGTTCCCTTGGCCTAGGTAAATCCTGATTCCAGTTTTTGAGCTTGTCAAGCTTGTTTAGGTTAAGTGTCACTGAGATCGCGCTTCTCTGAAACAACCTGTGGCTTGCTCAGTGAATATGTATGCCCTCCTTTGCCTACGTCAGATGCTCACCACCCCTTCTTTGACAAGCCAGTGAGGTCCAGAACGGTCACATGGTGCTTCTCCACTCCTATTTGAGGAGAATAGGGTGTGCACACACCTCCCACTACTACGACTAGAATGTTGATGGGACAAGTTAGAACTACTCTGCTTTTATAAACAACCTATGTGCTTTCTTCTGTCCGACTGTTTGCCTAAGACAACCCACACACCTTCCAGGAACAAGCAAAATGCAACTAGTCAACAAGAACAGAGCGGATGTCGATTGGCCCAATCAAACTGAATAAAGACATTTTACATCTAGATGCATCATAGCATGGCATAGCATGAGTTTTTCCTCCATAAGATTTTCTATTTCTTATCTAttggataataataataataatatttatttatagcacttttcaagcagtGAGCACAAAGTGTGAGCATATTTTctatgcacaaagtgcaacaaATAAGGACATATAACTGTATTTCATTTAATATTATACAATTGGCGGTTGAAAATCATATagatttttgaaaacatggctTAATGTGTTTTTACGACATGAATGTATAGGCTATTCGATTTAATTCCAAAGCCATAAATTATAAGACGACTTAGGCCTATGTGTTACCGTGCCTTCCACACGTGGAGAACATCGTCTTGTGTTTTTCCAGTCGGAATTTCCCGGAATGCCTACTAAATCGGATCATGTACGCCACCCAGCGGTTGTACCAATAATAATGTAGCTGCGCACTCTAGTTCCAGCATGCGGGCTCTGCCGACACCCTGTGGGACTGTCTACATTGTAGATGATACCAGAGACTTCATTAACGATTATATGTATACGGTTACACGCTACTTAAAGGTACCAATAGCAATATAAAGTGTACGCATTTAATCCCGTGTAGACCACACGTAAACCTCCACCAAAAATGTCCAAGTTGCGCTCAGGCTGTATTTTGCCCTATCGCCATCTAGCGGACATTATTATGTGTCGAGAGATTTTAGAAATTTGCCGCGAGTTTATTCGGTGATACCAATTGGTGTGGGGGGGTTCAGTTTCAAGATATCTACAAATAATTCAAGATTACGCAGTTGATACCACATATACCGCATATTGTGTTATTATATGTGGTATTTTACTATATCTAATCAAATATCAAAAATCATTATGTACGATTTAACCGTATTTTGTTAGAGTGCACTGCGCAGGATCTCCATTGCAGAAAAATAATAACGCCCGAGTGTCATGATTGGTGTAATTCTTCGCGGGAAATTTGCGTCACTGGTGCAATTTCGCGCCAACTTCATTGTCGGAGAGGAACATTGGAGCAGGTGGGTTGTTGATATGTTTTGGTAAATTGCAGACGCTTTAATGTTACATGCAATTATCGCTGTGTGATGCCTTTGTTTGTTATATTAAAGTTCTCTGAACTTGTACAGAAAATAAGCTTATCATGTTTTGGAGCATTAGATATTACTGCTTGATGGCGTTAACGTCGAGAGGTTAGCATGGTTAAGGCAGCCATGATCTGACTTCAATTTTAACGTTAAGTTAACTTGCTGGAAAAGACTATGCTTGTGCTTCCTAGATATCTATCTTGTCATTAAAGTGCCAAGACTgcgttttgtatttgtgttggtCGGCAATTTCGCGTTGTTGGACGTTCAGTGATGCTATTAAAATGAGATGCTTCCAGTAACTTAACCGTCTTATTAACGTTAGCTGCCTTTGTTGGTAACCGTGTCCTCTTGTAGTCTGCCAAGTATTTGACGATTTCAACATTCACT from Alosa alosa isolate M-15738 ecotype Scorff River chromosome 1, AALO_Geno_1.1, whole genome shotgun sequence harbors:
- the cebpd gene encoding CCAAT/enhancer-binding protein delta: MCEIYNLDSQCVSSPCNMSWAMEPTNFYDNKLSSVPGDCKTMRGDGMGEDTSMVELSTAPAIYDDESAIDFSSYIDSMSSVPNLELCNDELFADLFNNTVKQEKADFCLPNAPSSHPLLTTSSFCVGIQKDVERMPDSFEKGVFSAPIKQEPDWSDSDMSSSLPSQIETCAQTSMTLHTGQPTPPTTPEPLSIGGSPRKSGKDKGKKSLDRYSPEYRQRRERNNIAVRKSRDKAKMRNLDMQQKMIELSSENERLHKTIEQLTRELSSLRNFFKQLPSSSFGATLSVDSR